In Halorussus limi, a genomic segment contains:
- the cofH gene encoding 7,8-didemethyl-8-hydroxy-5-deazariboflavin synthase subunit CofH has translation MEDAARTNVPRGEFDFECVPETDRSFETALAKARDGERLTVADGVELMTTGTDREGIDLARKERVLEAADRRRAEVVGDEVTFVANLNNNVTTACNTGCLFCNFKNTAQNFEADSEADHGGFTKTPAESREVVESALETGIYEVTSVSGLHPGLALDDEHLEILDASDRGDLNYKPPAAYETDPGTYVEQMEAMNVGDVHLHSMTPEEAYHARRGTDWSYEEVYGRLKEAGLDSVPGTAAEILVDEVRGVICPGKIGSDEWVEAMEAAAAVGLDTTATIMYGHVENEAHRVMHLKRIRDLQDRTDNITEFVPLSFVHPNTPLAERGMVESGATTHEDELMIAVSRLFLDNIENIQSSWVKYGDEQGLKMLSCGANDFMGTILSEEITKRAGGTFGEFRSFETYVEMITAIGRTPVERSTDYRQTREIDPADPPFGPELGPAADGTPLVPESERSAAAETVADD, from the coding sequence ATGGAAGACGCGGCCCGGACGAACGTCCCGCGAGGAGAGTTCGACTTCGAGTGCGTGCCCGAGACCGACCGGTCGTTCGAGACGGCGCTGGCGAAGGCCCGCGACGGCGAGCGCCTGACGGTCGCCGACGGCGTCGAACTCATGACCACGGGGACCGACCGCGAAGGCATCGACCTCGCGCGCAAAGAGCGCGTGCTGGAGGCCGCCGACCGCCGCCGGGCCGAGGTGGTCGGCGACGAAGTCACCTTCGTGGCCAACCTGAACAACAACGTCACGACCGCGTGCAACACCGGATGTCTGTTCTGCAACTTCAAGAACACCGCCCAGAACTTCGAGGCCGACAGCGAGGCGGACCACGGCGGGTTCACCAAGACGCCCGCCGAGTCCCGAGAGGTGGTCGAGTCGGCGCTCGAGACGGGAATCTACGAGGTCACGTCTGTCAGCGGCCTCCATCCCGGTCTCGCGCTGGACGACGAACACTTAGAGATACTCGACGCGAGCGACCGCGGCGACCTGAACTACAAGCCCCCGGCGGCCTACGAGACCGACCCCGGCACCTACGTCGAGCAGATGGAGGCCATGAACGTCGGCGACGTTCACCTCCACTCGATGACGCCCGAGGAAGCTTACCACGCCCGGCGGGGCACCGACTGGTCCTACGAGGAGGTGTACGGTCGTCTCAAAGAGGCCGGACTCGACAGCGTGCCCGGCACCGCGGCCGAGATTCTGGTGGACGAGGTCCGGGGCGTCATCTGCCCCGGCAAAATCGGGAGCGACGAGTGGGTCGAGGCGATGGAGGCCGCCGCCGCGGTCGGTCTCGACACGACCGCGACCATCATGTACGGCCACGTCGAGAACGAGGCCCACCGCGTGATGCACCTGAAGCGAATCCGGGACCTGCAGGACCGGACGGACAACATCACGGAGTTCGTTCCCCTGTCCTTCGTCCACCCGAACACGCCGCTCGCGGAGCGCGGGATGGTCGAGTCGGGCGCGACGACCCACGAGGACGAACTGATGATAGCGGTCTCCAGACTCTTCCTCGACAATATCGAGAACATCCAGTCGTCGTGGGTCAAGTACGGCGACGAGCAGGGCCTGAAGATGCTCTCGTGCGGCGCGAACGACTTCATGGGCACCATCCTCAGCGAGGAAATCACGAAGCGCGCGGGCGGGACGTTCGGCGAGTTCCGGTCGTTCGAGACGTACGTCGAGATGATAACCGCCATCGGCCGGACGCCCGTCGAGCGCTCGACCGACTACCGCCAGACGCGGGAGATAGACCCCGCGGACCCGCCGTTCGGGCCGGAACTGGGTCCGGCCGCCGACGGGACGCCGCTGGTCCCCGAGTCCGAGCGGAGCGCCGCGGCCGAGACGGTCGCCGACGACTGA
- a CDS encoding metal-dependent hydrolase, whose translation MMNTTHTAMGVTLAAPLAVVAPELAPAAALAGVAGGVFPDLDLLSGQHRQTLHFPVYYSAAALVSGAAALVAPTVGTVAVAFFLLSAALHCVTDAAGGGLELRPWEATDDRGVYVHPANRWVAPRRWIRYDGAPEDLVLTAVFSLPGLLLFDGAVRALTVVGLVVAVVYVAVRKQLPELETRFLR comes from the coding sequence ATGATGAACACCACCCACACCGCGATGGGGGTCACGCTGGCGGCCCCGCTCGCGGTCGTCGCGCCAGAACTCGCGCCCGCGGCCGCGCTGGCCGGAGTCGCGGGCGGCGTCTTTCCGGACCTCGACCTGCTCTCCGGTCAGCACCGCCAGACGCTCCACTTCCCGGTCTACTACTCGGCGGCGGCGCTCGTCTCCGGCGCGGCGGCACTCGTCGCCCCGACCGTCGGGACGGTCGCGGTCGCGTTCTTCCTGCTCTCGGCCGCGCTCCACTGCGTGACCGACGCCGCCGGCGGCGGTCTCGAACTCCGGCCGTGGGAGGCCACCGACGACCGGGGCGTCTACGTCCACCCCGCGAATCGGTGGGTCGCCCCGCGGCGCTGGATTCGCTACGACGGTGCGCCCGAGGACCTCGTGTTGACGGCGGTGTTCTCGCTGCCGGGCCTGCTGCTGTTCGACGGCGCAGTTCGCGCCCTCACGGTCGTCGGACTGGTCGTGGCGGTGGTGTACGTCGCGGTCCGCAAGCAGTTGCCGGAGCTAGAGACGCGGTTTCTGCGGTGA
- the cofG gene encoding 7,8-didemethyl-8-hydroxy-5-deazariboflavin synthase subunit CofG — MAGAEIPGADEYDVDITFDETEVRRLLDVGPDDVEPADELTFAKNVFVPLTTACRYTCTYCTYFDPPGEASLLSPEEVRDIVRTGADAGCTEALFTFGDDPDDRYDRIHAQLDEWGHDSIHAYLREVCEIALEEGLLPHSNPGDQTREQMETVADVNASMGVMLETTADVGAHAGPRVKNPGQRLNTIRTAGELGVPFTTGLLVGIGEEWRDRAESLLAVRELHERYGHVQEVIVQNVVPNERSNYERPSVETMRRVVAMARDCLPDEVSVQVPPNLSPTRDLLDCGVDDLGGVSPVTDDHINPEYEWPALRELEDIADEAGVPLHERLPVYRRYLPEEFGGEADGNEWVSETIQRAMAADDEAGERYRETLFS; from the coding sequence ATGGCTGGTGCCGAGATTCCGGGGGCCGACGAGTACGACGTCGACATCACCTTCGACGAGACCGAAGTCCGGCGACTGCTCGACGTCGGTCCCGACGACGTCGAACCCGCGGACGAACTCACCTTCGCCAAGAACGTCTTCGTCCCGCTCACGACCGCGTGCCGGTACACCTGCACCTACTGCACCTACTTCGACCCGCCGGGCGAGGCCTCCCTGCTCTCGCCCGAGGAAGTCCGGGACATCGTCCGGACCGGGGCCGACGCCGGATGCACGGAGGCGCTGTTCACCTTCGGCGACGACCCCGACGACCGCTACGACCGGATTCACGCCCAACTCGACGAGTGGGGCCACGACTCGATTCACGCCTACCTGCGCGAGGTCTGCGAAATCGCGCTGGAGGAGGGTCTCCTGCCTCACAGCAACCCCGGCGACCAGACCCGCGAGCAGATGGAGACGGTCGCGGACGTGAACGCCTCGATGGGCGTGATGCTCGAAACCACCGCCGACGTGGGCGCCCACGCCGGACCCCGCGTGAAGAACCCCGGCCAGCGCCTCAACACCATCCGGACCGCCGGCGAGTTGGGGGTTCCGTTCACGACGGGCCTGCTCGTCGGCATCGGCGAGGAGTGGCGCGACCGGGCCGAGAGCCTACTGGCCGTCCGCGAACTCCACGAGCGGTACGGCCACGTCCAAGAGGTCATCGTCCAGAACGTCGTCCCGAACGAGCGGTCGAACTACGAACGCCCCTCCGTCGAGACGATGCGCCGGGTCGTGGCGATGGCCCGCGACTGCCTCCCCGACGAGGTGTCGGTGCAGGTCCCGCCCAACCTCTCGCCGACCCGCGACCTGCTGGACTGCGGCGTCGACGACCTCGGCGGCGTCTCGCCGGTCACCGACGACCACATCAATCCCGAGTACGAGTGGCCCGCGCTGCGGGAGTTGGAGGACATCGCCGACGAGGCCGGGGTGCCCCTGCACGAGCGCCTGCCGGTCTACCGGCGTTACCTTCCCGAGGAGTTCGGCGGCGAGGCCGACGGCAACGAGTGGGTCTCGGAGACGATTCAGCGAGCGATGGCGGCCGACGACGAGGCGGGCGAGCGATACCGCGAAACCCTGTTCAGTTAA
- the cofC gene encoding 2-phospho-L-lactate guanylyltransferase, with amino-acid sequence MRVVVPYAAEEPKTRLADTLSSDERTAFAEAMLADVLAAVRAIGRDPEILATAPVEADAPVTVDPRPLTEAVNAVLAETDEPVTVVMADLALATPGALAALFDTDGDVVLAPGRGGGTNAVVARHPEFRADYHGTSYLDHLDAARAVGAGVEAVDSHRLATDVDERADLAEVLIHGGSAPRGGRDSSSGADPREASRARSWLRRAGFGLADDAGRTTVERDAGFASRS; translated from the coding sequence ATGCGAGTCGTGGTCCCGTACGCCGCCGAGGAGCCCAAGACCCGGTTAGCCGACACGCTGTCGTCCGACGAGCGGACGGCGTTCGCCGAGGCGATGCTGGCCGACGTGCTGGCGGCGGTCCGCGCGATCGGCCGCGACCCCGAGATTCTCGCCACAGCGCCCGTCGAGGCGGACGCGCCCGTCACCGTGGACCCGCGGCCGCTGACCGAGGCGGTCAACGCCGTCCTCGCCGAGACCGACGAACCGGTCACGGTGGTGATGGCCGACCTCGCGCTGGCGACGCCCGGCGCGCTCGCGGCCCTGTTCGACACCGACGGCGACGTGGTCCTCGCGCCGGGTCGCGGCGGCGGGACCAACGCCGTCGTCGCGCGCCACCCGGAGTTCCGGGCGGACTACCACGGCACCTCGTATCTGGACCACCTCGACGCGGCGCGGGCGGTCGGCGCCGGCGTCGAGGCCGTGGACTCGCACCGACTGGCGACCGACGTGGACGAGCGCGCTGATTTGGCGGAGGTGCTGATTCACGGCGGGAGCGCGCCCCGCGGCGGCCGAGACAGTTCTTCCGGTGCTGACCCTCGCGAGGCGAGTCGCGCCCGGTCGTGGCTCCGACGCGCCGGGTTCGGCCTCGCGGACGACGCGGGCCGGACGACGGTCGAGCGCGACGCCGGTTTTGCTTCTCGGTCGTGA
- a CDS encoding DUF4398 domain-containing protein yields MNSNHCSKLLTLLLATTLVVSAVGPAAAMSASASGAPDEKQVGEDVQSTFTITKPFSEYDTWTLNGKTELTDVTWTVQLFDQGGSKIDQKSYDGQSFNHSLKKSDAFEVKVVVKGTVPEVENYSYDPAQKLTLAELNQFREGGSSDSIDKWTFRPYTEESQEARDAIDSAQSAIDSAKNSGASVSGAEDTLDNAVSAFDAENFGNAVDLASEAKKKAKNSQQSSQQTQMLLYGGAGLLALVVVVGGALWYRSNQQDDYDKLR; encoded by the coding sequence ATGAACTCGAACCACTGTTCTAAACTACTCACGCTGTTGCTCGCCACGACGCTGGTCGTCTCGGCGGTCGGTCCCGCCGCGGCGATGTCGGCGTCCGCCAGCGGCGCGCCCGACGAGAAGCAGGTCGGCGAAGACGTACAGTCGACGTTCACCATCACGAAGCCGTTCAGCGAGTACGACACGTGGACGCTGAACGGAAAGACCGAACTGACCGACGTGACGTGGACCGTCCAACTGTTCGACCAGGGCGGGTCGAAAATCGACCAGAAGTCCTACGACGGTCAGTCGTTCAACCACTCGCTGAAGAAGAGCGACGCCTTCGAGGTGAAGGTCGTCGTTAAGGGGACCGTTCCCGAAGTCGAGAACTACAGCTACGACCCCGCTCAGAAACTGACGCTGGCCGAACTGAACCAGTTCCGCGAGGGCGGCAGTAGCGACTCCATCGACAAGTGGACGTTCCGACCGTACACCGAGGAGAGCCAAGAGGCCCGCGACGCCATCGACTCGGCCCAGAGCGCCATCGACTCGGCCAAGAACTCCGGCGCGAGCGTCTCCGGCGCGGAGGACACGCTCGACAACGCCGTCTCGGCGTTCGACGCCGAGAACTTCGGCAACGCGGTGGACCTCGCCAGCGAGGCCAAGAAGAAGGCCAAGAACTCCCAGCAGTCGAGCCAGCAGACCCAGATGCTGCTCTACGGCGGCGCGGGACTGCTCGCGCTGGTCGTCGTGGTGGGCGGCGCGCTGTGGTACCGCTCGAACCAGCAGGACGACTACGACAAACTTCGCTGA
- a CDS encoding tubulin/FtsZ family protein, with amino-acid sequence MKLAMIGFGQAGGKIVDKFLEYDQRTGSDIVRSAVAVNSAKADLMGLNEVPQDNRVLIGQSRVKGHGVGADNELGAEIAEEDIDEVQGAIDNIPVHEVDAFLIVAGMGGGTGSGGAPVLAKHLKRIYTEPVYGLGILPGGDEGGIYTLNAARSFQTFVREVDNLMVFDNDAWRQSGESIEGGYAEINEEIVRRFGILFGAGEVSGDDEVAESVVDSSEIINTLAGGGVSTIGYAAEEVENEQSSSGLLSRFTGGEENNQTDTANTTNRITSLVRKAALGRLTLPCEIEGTERALLVLSGPPQHLNRKGIERGRKWLEEQTGSMEVRGGDYPVADSQYVASVVLLSGVNNVPRIKELQEVAIEAQDNIDEIQEESEENLEELVEDDDDELEPLF; translated from the coding sequence ATGAAGCTTGCAATGATTGGTTTCGGGCAGGCCGGTGGGAAAATCGTGGACAAGTTCCTGGAATACGACCAGCGAACTGGAAGCGACATCGTCCGGTCGGCAGTCGCGGTTAATTCCGCGAAGGCCGACCTGATGGGACTCAACGAGGTTCCCCAGGACAATCGTGTCCTGATTGGTCAATCCCGAGTGAAAGGTCACGGCGTCGGAGCAGACAACGAACTTGGCGCGGAAATCGCCGAGGAGGACATCGACGAAGTTCAGGGGGCTATCGACAACATCCCCGTCCACGAAGTCGACGCGTTCCTCATCGTCGCGGGGATGGGTGGTGGCACCGGTTCCGGGGGCGCCCCGGTGCTGGCCAAGCACCTCAAGCGCATCTACACCGAACCGGTGTACGGTCTCGGTATCCTGCCCGGCGGCGACGAAGGGGGCATCTACACGCTCAACGCCGCGCGGTCGTTCCAGACGTTCGTCCGCGAAGTGGACAACCTGATGGTGTTCGACAACGACGCGTGGCGACAGTCCGGCGAGTCCATCGAGGGCGGTTACGCCGAGATAAACGAGGAGATCGTGCGGCGGTTCGGCATCCTGTTCGGTGCCGGTGAGGTCAGCGGCGACGACGAAGTCGCCGAGAGCGTCGTGGACTCCAGCGAGATTATCAACACGCTCGCCGGCGGCGGCGTCTCGACCATCGGCTACGCGGCCGAGGAAGTCGAGAACGAGCAGTCGTCGAGCGGACTGCTCTCGCGGTTCACGGGCGGCGAGGAGAACAACCAGACCGACACCGCCAACACCACCAACCGCATCACCAGTCTCGTCCGGAAAGCGGCGCTCGGGCGACTCACCCTCCCGTGCGAAATCGAGGGCACCGAGCGCGCGCTGCTCGTCCTGAGCGGCCCGCCTCAGCACCTCAACCGGAAGGGAATAGAGCGCGGTCGGAAGTGGCTCGAAGAGCAGACCGGGTCGATGGAGGTCCGGGGCGGCGACTACCCCGTCGCCGACTCCCAGTACGTCGCCAGCGTCGTCCTCCTGTCGGGCGTGAACAACGTCCCGCGAATCAAGGAGCTACAGGAGGTCGCCATCGAGGCCCAGGACAACATCGACGAGATTCAGGAGGAGAGCGAAGAGAACTTGGAAGAACTCGTGGAGGACGACGACGATGAACTCGAACCACTGTTCTAA